The genomic window ACGGGCCGTCACTGAAGACACTGACCTTCGACTCGCGCGCTATTTTGGCCTCTCGGAGGGCTTCTTCTTGGGGCTGCAGTCCGACTACGACCTCATGCGGCGGCGAGTCATCAAGGCTGATATACGAGAGGGGGGGAGACACGCCGGCGGTGGCAAATTCGAGATCCTGAGACAGAAAGATGGGCAGTTCTATTTCGTTCTGAAGGCAGCGAACGGCGAAATCATTGCACGGTCCGAGGCATATAGAGGCAAGTCGGGCTGCATGAACGGCATCGATTCGATCAAGAAAAATGCCATCGACGCTCCGGTGATCGACCTGAGCGCGGCTTGATCGAGAGGGCACGGATCATCAAGCATATGCGCTGACCGGTTGGGCCAGCGATATCCGAATGAGCCAAAGGCCACTCGAAAGTTGATCAAGGGCCGCTCTCTTGCATCCAGATGAGGAGCCCGCCGGGACGCTCACTGCTTGTGATTTTCCGCCCACTGGTGCGCCAGCTGATTCGCCCTTTCGACTTCCTCGGCCGTTAGCATGCGCGCAAAAATGTCACGTGCCGCGACGGCGTCGGGGTTCCCGCTCGATGCGGCCAGGTTGAACCACATGTGCGCCAGGACAGGGTCCCGCGGGACGCCCCGGCCCTTGACGTGGACGAGGGCAAGGTTGCGCTGGGCCTGGGCGTTGCCCTGCTCGGCGGCCCTGGTCCACCATTTCACCGCCTCTTCGTAGTCTTGCCGGATGCCCCGGCCGGTGCTGTACATGTTGCCGAGATTGGATTGGGCGCCGGCGAGGCCCTGCTCGGCGGCCTTGCGGTACCATTTCACCGCCTCGGAGTCGTCCTGCTGGACGCCCCGGCCATTGGCGAACATGAAGGCGATGTTGTACTGGGCTTGGGCGTCGCCCCGCGCGGCCCCTTTTTCATACCATTTCATCGCCTCCGCATAGTCGCGCCGGACGCCGTGACCGCCGCTGTAAATGTCGCCCAGATAGAGCAGTGCGCCGGTGTCGCCCTGTTCGGCGGCCATGCCGTACCAATTCACCGCCTCGGCAAAATCCTGCGCCACGCCCTCACCGTTGGCGTAAATGAAGCCGAGGAGGAGCTGGGCTTGAACATCGCCCAGCGCGGCGGCCCTGCGCCACCACCCCACCGCTGCGGCATAGTCCTTCGGCCCGCCGCGGCCGACGGCATACATGGAGCCTAGAAAGAGCTGGGCTTGGGCATAGTTCCGGTCAGCGGCCCTGCGAAACCACCTGCGCGCCTCCGCAAAGTCCTGGGGCACGCCCTGGCCCGTATTGTACATGTGGCCGAGGGTGAACTGGGCGCTGGCGTTTCCCTGATCGGCGGCCTTGCGGAACCACTTCAGCGCCTCCAAGCCATCCTGCGGCACGCCCTTGCCGTTGAAATAGATGACGCCGAGCGCGTATTGGGCGGCGTCCACGCCTTGTTCGGCGGCGAGACGATACCATTTTGCCGCCTCGGCGGGGTTTCGGGGCACGCCCTGGCCGTTGTCGTACATCAGGCCGATGCCGTGCTGGGCCATGGCGACGCCCTGCTCGGCCAGCGGACGCAGGAGCCGCATCGCGCTTTCATATTCGCCACGCCCATAGGCTGAGGCCCCGTCTTCTAACGGTCCGGCAAGGGCGGTTCCCGCAAGGTCCGCCGCCATGAGGCACGCGGCCAGCGCCGCGCCAAGCATCGAGAACAGACCTTTGCGGCGTTTGCTGGTCATCCGGGCATCCACTGGTGTGCGGGCTTCTGCGCCTCGGCCGTCCGAGCGGGCGCTGTCTTGGCGGCTTCGAGGTCGCGCTTCTTGCTCGCCGTGTCGCGCAACTCCTGTTCCGAAGCCGGGACGCAACCGGCGGCGGGGTTGAACCATTTGTACGCTTGCACATCGCCCTGCGGCACCCTCTGCCGAGGGCGTACAAGACGCCAAGGTCGAATCCGACCACGGCGCCGCTCTGACCGGCCAGCAGTCGGGGGAGCCGCAAAGCGGCAGCATGGTGGCCACACCCATGGGCTGCCTCCGCATCCTCGAGCGGCCCTGCGACGGCAGTTCCGCCTGCCATGATGTCAGCAGCCCCTCGGAAAAATTAATCGCACAAGTCAGCGCGTGATGCCAGTCCCCTGCCGGCTGTTTTCTGGCCCGCCAAGTAATTTGCAGTGAAATGTGACCGCCGCCGGCAAGACAAGAATTCGGTCAAGTGGTGGGTGTCCTTGCAGGCCCCGGCCAGACTGGCGAGCGTGATATCATTTGGCAAAGGGTGTCTGCTTTACGTTGCCCGGTGGACGGGGAAACGCTCCACCTTCCCTGACTATTGAGAGCGTTGGCGTCCCCGGCAGGATTCGAACCTGCGACCCTCAGATTAGGAATCTGATGCTCTATCCTGCTGAGCTACGGGGACATTCGTTTTGCCCTTTAGCATGATTGGCAGCTAGCGCGCAGCCCGTTTTCAATCGCGCCACCCCGCCCTAGACTGACCCCATGACCGACCGCTCTTACGTTCGCGCCGTCCTGCTGGCGGGCTTTCTGGTTCACGCGCCGGCCGCCGCGCTTGCCGCGGAAGATGACTGCCCGCCCGGCGCGGCGCACACGGCGGCAGGGAAGGTCGCTTTGCTCGGCGAAGGCGGCATGCTTATTCTCGAGGACGGGCAGCAGGTCCGCCTGTCGGCTATCGCGGTGCCGGCGGGCGAGAGTACATACGGCGAAGAGGCCCGCGCGGGACTGGAAAGGCTGCTGCTCGGCCGCGCCGTCGCGCTTGCCCATGTCGGCAGCCCGGACCGCTATGCCCGCCTGCCGGCCCACGTCCATGTCGGCCAGGGCGACGACAGGGTCTGGGTGCAGGAATGGCTGATCGCTCGAGGGCTTGCACGGGTCCAATCGTTCGAGGACAACCGCGCCTGCGCAAGTCGGCTGCTTGCGCGCGAAGACGCCGCCCGCGGGGCCCGGCTCGGCCTGTGGGCAAGCCCGCACTTTGCGGTGCGCGCGGCCGGCGAGCCGGAGGCATTGCGCCGTTTCCTCGATACGTTCCAGCTCGTCGAGGGCGAGGTGATCTCGGTAGGTGCGGCGGGCCGGCGGGTCTATCTGAATTTCGGCCGCCGCTGGAAGACGGACTTCACCGGCGTCATTGCGGCCAACGATCTCGACATGTTCGCCGCCGCCGGCATCCTGCCGTTGAAGCTGCCCAACCGGCGGGTGCGGCTCAGGGGCTGGATTTTGGAGCAGGATGGACCGATGATGGTGCTCGACCACCCCGAGCAGATCGAGTTGATCGACGATGGCGATAAGCACGATTGAGACGCGGTTGCGCCGCCGCCGGCTGGGGCTGATGGCCGTTTGGCTGGCCCTGCTTGTCGCCGGCTGCTCGGTCGACGGCAGGCTCGGCGACGGCCTCGGAAGGCTGATGAGCGAGACCGAGGAGGTCGAGCTCAGCGCCAAGGAGCACCCGAAGATCATCGGCGCATTCGGTGGCGTCTACGTCAACCCGGTGCTGCAATCGGGGCTGGAAAGCATCGTCAACCGGCTCGGTCGCGCCTCCGAGCGGCCGGACATCACCTATCAGGTGACGGTGCTCAATTCCCCCAACATCAACGCCTTCGCGCTGCCCGGCGGTTATCTCTACGTCACCCGCGGCATGCTTGCCCTGGCCAGCGATGCCGACGAGCTCGCCGCGGTGCTGGCGCACGAAATGGGCCACGTGTCGGCCCGCCACGCCGCCAAGCGCCAGAGCGAGGCGCTGCGGGCGGTATTTCTCGGACGCATCAGCCACGTGCTGCGCGATCCGGCGGCCATCGGCCAGGCGCTGCGCGGCAGTGAGTCCATGCTCGCCAGCTTCTCGCGCAACCAGGAGCTGGAAGCCGACGAGATCGGCGTCGAGACTGCGGTCAGGGCGGGATTCGACCCATACGGAGCGGCAAGCTTCCTGGAAGCGATGAGCCGGGACAGCGATGAGCGCGCGCAAGCTCTCGGCCAGGAGCGGGACGCGCACCGGCCGACTCTTGCTTCCTCGCATCCGGCGACGCCGGAGCGCATCCGCCGCGTCATGGAACTCGCCGGCAATCTCGGATTCGCGCCGGGCAAGCGGACCCGCGAGCGCAGCGCCTATTTCGACATGATCGATGGCGTTCTTTATGGCGAGGATCCGGCGGAAGGCTATGTGCGCGGCCGCAGATTCCTGCATCCGACGCAGATGTTCACCTTCGCGGTGCCCGAGGGCTTCAGCCTGCAGAACAGCCACGAAGCGGTCTTTGCCGTCGGCGGCAACGACGCGGCGCTGCGCTTCGACGGTATCGAGGTTGCCGCCGACCAATCCCTGGAGGATTACGTCGCCGCGGTGTGGGCGCGCGGCACCGACGTCGGCCAACTGCGCAGCGAATCGATCAACGGCATTCCGGTGGCGTTCGGCGAGGCGGTCCATGAGGGCTGGCAGTACCGATTGGCGGCGGTCCGCCTGACCCCGCAACGCGTCTACCGCTTCCTGTTCGCCGCGCGCGAGATCGACGCCGAGGGCGAGCGCGATTTCGAGCGCATCGTCGGCAGCCTGCGCACCTTGAGCGAACGGGAGGTGACCGCCCTGAAACCGCTGAAGCTGCGCATCGTCACCGTGCGCCCCGGCGAGACCGTACGCTCGCTCGCCCGCCGCATGGCCGATAGCGGTGATCGCGAGGAGCGCTTCCGGATCATCAACGGGCTTGCCCCGGGCGAGGAGGTGCGCGCCGGCCAAGAGATCAAGCTGATCGGGGAATAGCCGGGGAACTCATGAATGAAGAAGCCCGGCCAACAGAGCGCGGTCAGCAAAAGTGGGGACCGGTTCTTGCCTCCGACCGCGCCCTAGCTTTTAATGTGGCGCGCGGTCCGGGCGGCTGACCGGCAACCCCTCAGCCTGATTGCGCGCCGGCCGGGCTCCGGAAATTTGCTGCGGAAGGGTGGGTCAGGCGGCTTCGACCTGCTTTTCGGCCTCGTCCTGGACCGCCCTGGTACGCTTCGGAGACTTTGTGAGGATTTCCTCGATCAACGGCACCGCCTCGCTCTCGAGGATCTTGCGCACCGTGGCGACTTCGCGCGCCATACGGTCCAGAGCCGCCTCGTAAAGCTGGCGCTCGCTGTAAGACTGCTCCGGCTGGCTTTCGAGCCGGTGCAGATCGCGAACCACCTCGGCGATGGCGATCAAGTCGCCGGAATTGATCTTCGCCTCATATTCCTGGGCCCGCCGGCTCCACATGGTGCGCTTGACGCGCGCGCGGCCCTTAAGCGTATCGAGCGCCTTCTGAACGGTCGCCGCCTCTGAAAGCTTGCGCATTCCGACGCTTTGGATTTTCGCGGTCGGCACCCGCAGGGTCATCTTGTCCTTTTCGAAACTGATCACGAACAGCTCGAGCTTGGCGCCAGCGACCTCCTGCTCCTCAATCTCGACGATCTGCCCGACGCCATGCGCCGGATAGACGACATACTCGTTTGTCCGGAAACCCGACCGCTGATGAACCGGCTTCCTCTTCTCAGTTGCCATACGCTTGTCTCTACTCCTATGCATTCGCGATCCGCGCCCTTTCGCGAGGATCGAGTTGACGATGGAGCCCCGGCGCGCCGCGCGCCCTAGCTTCGCTTCCATCGCGACACGGTCGATTTGTCAGGCCGTAAATGCCCTTTCAAGCGCTCGCCGCATCAAGACGCCCGACAAGATGCCGGGGCGTGTTCGTGCCGCATCCGCCTTCGACGCAAATACCCCCCTTTGCCAGACATTCCTTCATGCCGGCAGTTGCCCAGCCCTCTAGCCATAAAAAATCCGCCATCATCCGCGGCGGGATTGCATGCGCTGAGGCCTTAATCGACGCATTTTCTTATATAGCACAAAAAAGCGCCGATTTGAAGCCGTTTGCGCACCCGACAACGAAAAAAGCCAATTTTCGCGCGGTCTTGCCGCAGTGCAGCAAGGAAATCGGGGGGATCAATACCGGCTTTTTAATCGCCCTCGCCGGGCTCTTTGGAGAAATATTTGTCGAATTTGCCCTCTTCGCCGTCATGCTCCTCGGCATCCTCGGGCTGTTCTTTCTTGGCGGTGATGTTGGGCCACTTTTCGGACAATTCGGCGTTCAGCTTCAGCCACTTCTCCAAGTCCGGCTCGGTATCCGGCTTGATCGCCTCCGCGGGGCATTCCGGCTCGCACACGCCGCAATCGATGCATTCGTCCGGATGGATGACGAGCATGACCTCGCCCTCGTAGAAGCAATCCACCGGACAGACCTCGACACAGTCGGTGTATTTGCACTTGATGCAGTTCTCGGTGACGACATAGGTCATGGCACACTCCGGATTATGTGCTGCGCAGCGGCCGGACGCCGCGGCACTCAATGGCCGGCTCGACTGCTATACGAAACGGCGGTGGTGCGCAACCGCCTGCGGCAAGGTGCGGCGCCGCGTCTCGCCGCCATCTCCGGCGTTGAGGAAAGCGATCACCCGGGCTTCGTCGACGGTCACTCGGCGCGTCATCTTCAGCCCTGGTTCCGGCGCTTCCTTCATTGCGGCAACCGTCGATCCCTGCACCGTACCAATCGTTTGGCAGTTCCTGTCATTTTTGTAACACAAAAAATCCACTCTCGTGTCTAGAAATGTATCATATCATCTGGCCGCCGGAACACTCCGATTTCTGCGCGGCCGGCGCAAGATCATCATAGAGGCATCATAGAGTCATCGCGCTTCCGCCGATTTCGTTGCCACTCCATGCGGGCTCGGCGTGCTTTCGAACGGATGCGAATGCCTGATCTAGCGCTGGCGCAGCGCCGTCAGCGCCCGCCGGTCGCGTTTCGTCGGCCGGCCGGTGCCGCGCGGGCGGGCGGCGACCGGAGCTTGCGCGCCGGCTTGGTCGGGGCCAGGCTTCTGCGGCTCGGGCGACAGGTCCTCGTAGAGCGCGCGTGCCTTAGCGGCGGGGCCGCGACGGGCGGCAAGAGCCAGAATTTTCAGCACCCGGACCTGGCCGCCATGGACGAATGTCAGCACGTCGCCGGGGCGCACGGTGCGGCTCGGCCGGGCGGTCTTGCGCTTATTGACGCGCACTTGGCCCGAGGCGGCAAGACGCGTCGCAAGGGTGCGCGTCTTGACGATGCGCGCGTGCCACAGCCACTTGTCGATGCGCTGACCGGGAACTGCTTCGGGCGACGGTTCAGGCAAAGTCAGCGCTTCCGCCCGCTCTTGCCGGCGTCTTCGAGTTCGCGTTTGAGCTCGGCAAGGGCTGCGAACGGCGACAGCGGGTCGGGTGTGCCGGGCTTGCGGTCAGGGCGCTTCGCGGCGCCGGAGTGGTCCCGGCCATGCAGCTGCCGATCGGTCTTGCGCGGCCATTTCTTCCGCGCACGCGCCGGCGCTGAGCGCTGCTCCCGCGGAGTCTCGCCTTTCTTGTCGGCGGCAGCGCGCGGCCGTTTCGGTCTGGCCACGCGGACGCGCCACACCCCGAGTATCGCGGTGCTGCCCCCCGGCGTATTGCGGGGGGAGTCGGCGGCGTCAGCCTTGGGATTGTCGGGCGCCTCCGGGGCCGGCGCGCCGGCGGCAGGGGCGTTGCCATTCGCGGCAGCGGACGCGTCGCCTGCCGCCGGCTCGGAAGCGGCCGTATCCCCCGTTGCCGCCAGCAGCGCCGAGCCGTCGCGGCGGAAGCCGATGCTTTTCAGCACCTCCGCGAAGCTCTCGCCCGAGCAGCCGACGAGCGACATCATGGCCGCGGTCACCACGAAACGGCCCTTGCCGAGCGCGCCCTCGGGCGCGGCGGCGCCGTTCTCGGCGGGCTTCCAGGCGATCAGGGGACGGACGGCATCGGCGAGCCGCTCCAGCATGTCAACGCGCACCGCGCGGCGAGCGCAGATGCGATAGCCGATAGCGGCGTAATAGCCCTTCGGCACGGCGTCGTCGACGGCGACCGACATTAGGCCCTGGACCGAGGGCTGGGGCAGGTTTTCCAACAGCTCTGCCGTCAACCCGCCGTGACGCAGCGCCCAGAGCAGGCGGATGACGCGGGTTGCCGCCGGCTTCAATAGTGCGGGAATGAAAATCGTATGGGCGCCGAAGCGCACGCCGATGCGCCGCAAAACCCCGCGCGCTTCCTGGTCGAGCTGCCGCATCTCATCGCTGACCCGATGACGGGGCAGGAAGCCAAAGCATTCGACCAGCCGAAACGCGATGCCGCGCAAGAGCCCGTTGTCGGTCTGGATCGTGCGCAGGCCCAAGAGCGGCGCCAGGACCTCGCCGATGTGACCTGCGATCCAGCGGTCGAGGCGCTCCTGGATGCGATTGCGGTCGGGACCTTGAAGCTGGTCATCGGCGATCAGCGCGATGCGCGGGACGAGCGCATCGTCCGCGGGGACAAGCCGGGCCACCGTCTCGCCGGCCCAGGTCAGCTCGCCTTGATCGCCAAGGCCGATCTCCTTGTCTGCGGCTTCGGCAAGCCGGGTTGCGCGACTTGAATACTCGGCCGCCAGGCCCTTGAGCGCGGCGGCGCGCAACGTCTTGCCATGGGTGCTGCCGGCGGCGGCATCCGGGGCGAAATGAAAGCCGCGCAGATGGCCCACATGCTGGCCTTCGACGCGCACGTCGCCGTGCTCGATTTCCAGCTCCAGATCGACATTGTCGCGCAGCCGGCGCAACAGCACGCTGGTGCGCCGGTCGACGAAGCGTTGCGCCAGGCACGCGTGCAGGGCATCGGACAGGCGGTCCTCGATCTCCCGCGTCTGGCCCTGCCAATGGGCCGGGTCATCGAGCCAATCCGGCCGGTTGGCGACGAAGGTCCAGGTGCGCACATGGGCGATGCGGTTCGACAACGTGTCGATATCTCCGTCGGTGCGGTCGGCATAGGCGACCTGGCGGGCGAACCAGTCGTCGGGAATGCGGCCTTCGGTCTGCAGATAGCCGAAGATGGTGGCGATGAGCTCGGCGTGGTTGGCGGGTGCGATCTTGCGGTAATCGGGGATCTGGCAAACCTCCCACAGGCAGGCGACGTTGGCCCGCGCGCTGGACATGTCGCGCAGGTCCGCGTCGCGGCAGACAATGTCGAGCGCGCGCTCGTCGTCGGCGATGGGCGCCCGCGTCAGACCCGGCTGCGTCGGGGTCACGGCGAGACTTGCCTTGAGCGCGTCGAGGCTCGCGAAATCGAGGTTGGAATTGCGCCACTGCAGCATCTTCAAGGGCTCGAAGCGATGCCCTTCGAGGCGCTCGACAACCTCCTGGGCGAACGGCTCGACGCGGCCGGTCACGCCGAAGGTGCCGTCGCGGAGATGGCGGCCGGCGCGGCCGGCGATCTGGCTGATCTCGGCCGCGCTCAGGGTGCGGAACTGGTGGCCGTCGAACTTGCGGTCGGCGGCGAAGGCGACATGGTCGATATCGAGGTTCAGGCCCATGCCGATGGCATCGGTGGCGACCAGATAGTCGACCTCGCCGGCCTGGTAGAGGTCGACCTGAGCGTTGCGGGTGCGCGGGCTGAGCGCGCCGAGCACCACGGCGGTGCCGCCACGCTGGCGGCGGACCAGCTCGGCGATGGCGTAGACCTCGTTGGCGGAGAAGGCGACGATGGCGGCGCGGCGCGGAAGTCTGGTCAATTTGGTCTGGCCGGAATAGCGCAGCGCCGATAGGCGCGGACGCTGCAGGAGATTGACGCCCGGCAGCAGGCTTTCGATCAGGGGCCGGATGGTGTCGGCGCCGAGCAGCAGCGTTTCCTGCCGCCCGCGACGGTGCAGCATACGGTCGGTGAAGACGTGGCCGCGGTCGAAATCGGCGGCGAGCTGGATCTCGTCGACGGCGAGGAACGCGACCTCGACGTCGCGCGGCATGGCCTCGACGGTGCACACATAGTAGCGCGGGGAGGGCGGTTTGATCTTCTCCTCGCCGGTAATCAGCGCCACCTGGTCGGCGTCGATGCGCTCGATGACCTTATTGTAAATCTCCCGCGCCAAGAGCCGCAGCGGCAGGCCGATCATGCCGCTCGCATGCCCGAGCATGCGCTCGATGGCGAGATGCGTCTTGCCGGTGTTGGTCGGGCCGAGCACCGCGACGAGGTTTTCGCATGCGGGGGTCATGAGCCAACTCTTGTCATAGGGCGTATGCCGGCGGAGGTAAATCGCCGCCCCGCGCGGTCCGACTGTATCAGCATGAAACGATGGGGGCCGGGTTCCGGCCGGGAGAATTTAACGAAAGGGGCAAAAACAGAACAAACCCCGCCCGAATCACTGACCTCGGCATTTTCCCGCATTGGTCTCTACCAGATATTGTGAAGTCCGATCCGTCGCACACAATTCATGCCGGACGCTGCCTCATCACGTCCGTTCCCGCCGTCTCCGCGGTTAACTACGGTAAGCGGGAAGTTAAATTCTTGTCCGGCCGGATCGTGCTTCCGGGCCCTGCAGGCGTCCCTATCCGGCCGGCGATATGGCGGCCTGCTGCTGCTTTTTCGAAATCTTGATCTTGCTCAGGGATAGAACCGCGGACCCGATCGGCGTCGGCAACATTGCCCGATACGGCACCAGCATACCGGCGCTCGTCACTGGCGCCAGCCAAATCTCGATATCCTCGCTGTTCTGCCAATAGAGCGTCGAATTGACCTGCGGTTTGTGGCCGGCGATCGGGTTGTACTTGATCTTGCAAACGAACAGGCTGGTCCGCTCCTGCGGCTTGCCGGCCACCGGGGCGGTCTCGGTGCGTTTGTAGGAGAACACGAGATCGTAGCGGTGGCGGCCGTCGAAAATCGGCAGCCGGCGATCGCAGACGCTGTTGCCGTCGAGCTCGCCCTTCGGCAACGGCAACAGGACCGCGCTCAGCGGATCGAGTACGCCGGTCCGATGGGCCGGCTTGATCGGAACGCGCGCGGCCGAAGGAGACTGCGGCGGATCGACCGCGAGCTTGTCGACGGTGTCGTTGCTGAAATGCATCTCGACGCTCTGATTGCGGTTGCCGCTCAGGAACGACAGCCGGTAGCTTGCCGGCAGGACGTTCAGTCCGGCAAAGGCGCCGGCGCTCTTGGTCGAGCCCTCGAACTTGGCGATCAGCTCGACCAGGCGCGAACTGTCGCCGCGCCCGGAAATGCTATAGCCGCGGCTATCGAAATCACTGAAGAACTTGAAGCTGGCCAGCGAGATGCCGGCAATGGAAAGCTCGTATTTGGTGACGACGGTGGTGGTTCCGTCCGCATGCGCCGGCGGACCGGAAAGCAGCAAGGCGAACATGAGCGCGGCGCCGGGAAGCGCGGAGCACAGGCGGCGCGGATGCATCAGATTCAACGACTTCGACCCGACCCAGACAAACCCGTTACAGGACAGCACGACATCATCTCCCTCGACAAGACCCCTGTCGTTCCGCGTGCCGACGCCTAATCCCGCTTGTCCCCGCGAACGGTGTCGCCTCGTTGCGCCTAGTGAGGCCTACGGGCTCATCATGCCGTTCAAATGGGTCAATCCCATGGCTGCTCGCGACCGCTGCAAACCGCATCTGCGCCGCTTGACGCCCGTTCGCCCGCCAACTATACCCTGCCCGAATTTCCTAACTAAGAGGAAAACGCGGCTCAACAATCTTCCGGCCGCGCAACGATAAGGACAAAGCTCATGGCACGGCGATGCGAGCTGACCGGCAAGGCGGTGCAGACCGGCAACAATGTCAGCCATGCGAACAACCGCACGCGGCGGCGCTTCTTGCCGAATCTGTGCAACGTCTCGCTGCTCAGCGAAACCCTCGGCGAGCAGGTCAATCTGCGCATCAGCGCCCATGCGCTGAGAAGCGTGGAGCATCGCGGCGGCCTCGACGCCTTCCTCGCCAAGGCCCGCGACAGCGAGCTGTCCACCAAGGCGCGGCGGCTGAAGCGGCGGCTCGCCAAGGCCCAGGCGGCTTCGGCCTGAGCGGCCGTCCATCCTCATGAGGCTTGTTCAATCCTTGCGCCCGATGGCCGTGCCCGTGGCGGCGATGTGCGTCATCGTCGTCGCCGCCAACATCATGGTTCAATATCCCTTCCGCCCGGTCGGGCTGCAGGACTATTTCACCTGGGGCGCGTTCTCCTATCCGGTTTCGTTCCTAGTCACCGACCTCACCAACCGCCGCTTCGGGGTTGCGGTGGCGCGCCGCGTGGTCATCGTCGGCTTCGCGCTGGCGGTGGGGCTGAGCCTGTATATCGCCTCTCCGCGCATCGCGCTCGCCTCGGGTTCGGCGTTCCTAGTGGCGCAGCTTCTCGACGTCACCGTGTTCGACCGGCTGCGGCATCTTTCCTGGTGGCGGGCGCCGCTCATCTCCTCGCTGGTCGGCTCGGCGGTCGATACGGCGATATTCTTCTCGCTCGCCTTCGCGGCGTTCTTTTCCGTATTCGGGCCCGACATCCCCTTCGCCGTCGAGGAGACGAGCGCGTTCGGCGGGCTCTTGGGCGAGATGCCGCGCTGGGTTGCCTGGGCGATCAGCGACTTCGGCGTCAAGCTGTTCATGGGATTGATGATGCTGGTGCCCTATGGGGCGCTGCGCGGCCTCATCCGTCCAATCGGTGCGATGCGCGTGACCTGAATCGGTTCCCCGGCTTTCCTCACGCCCGCGCGGCCTGGCGGGCGCGCAGCGCGGCGCGCCGCTGCGCCTGCGGGTCGCGCTTCTGGCTGTCGTCCTCGAACAGCTCGGCGAGCTTGTCGGTCATCG from Hyphomicrobiales bacterium includes these protein-coding regions:
- a CDS encoding queuosine precursor transporter; protein product: MAVPVAAMCVIVVAANIMVQYPFRPVGLQDYFTWGAFSYPVSFLVTDLTNRRFGVAVARRVVIVGFALAVGLSLYIASPRIALASGSAFLVAQLLDVTVFDRLRHLSWWRAPLISSLVGSAVDTAIFFSLAFAAFFSVFGPDIPFAVEETSAFGGLLGEMPRWVAWAISDFGVKLFMGLMMLVPYGALRGLIRPIGAMRVT